In the Polyangia bacterium genome, one interval contains:
- a CDS encoding co-chaperone GroES, which yields MKVRPLADRILVRRVAEEEKTKGGIIIPDSAKEKPAEGEVMAVGSGKADDKGTVRPLAVKKGDRVLFGKYSGNDIKIDGVDHLIMREDDVLGVIEK from the coding sequence ATGAAGGTTCGCCCGCTTGCAGATCGCATTCTGGTCCGTCGCGTCGCTGAGGAAGAGAAGACCAAAGGGGGAATCATCATTCCCGACAGCGCCAAAGAAAAACCCGCCGAGGGCGAGGTGATGGCAGTCGGCAGCGGCAAAGCTGACGACAAGGGCACAGTGCGTCCGCTCGCCGTCAAGAAGGGCGATCGCGTACTGTTCGGCAAGTACAGCGGCAACGACATCAAGATCGACGGGGTCGATCATCTCATCATGCGCGAGGACGATGTCCTCGGCGTCATCGAAAAGTAG